AGGTTTGATCTCTTATACAGCGCACTTTTTCCCAGGAATGAAGCATATGACTGAAAAAAGAGTAGTAGTAACTGGCGTTGCCACCATCAACCCACTCGGGAACGATGTTGACACAAGCTGGGATAACCTGATTGCCGGAAAATCCGGTATTGGGCCAATTACCCAGTTTGATGCAAGCGAGTTTAATTCACAAATTGCTGGCGAAGTTAA
This window of the Halodesulfovibrio sp. MK-HDV genome carries:
- a CDS encoding beta-ketoacyl synthase N-terminal-like domain-containing protein produces the protein MTEKRVVVTGVATINPLGNDVDTSWDNLIAGKSGIGPITQFDASEFNSQIAGEV